Genomic DNA from Xiphophorus hellerii strain 12219 chromosome 16, Xiphophorus_hellerii-4.1, whole genome shotgun sequence:
taaatatgttttgttttttattttttgttcctcTCCAGAGAACTAACTGACTTCATGAACTGTCTTGTCTTTATATGCATAAACTGACTCCTTTTATTCCCTTCTCCTGTCTGACTAGTTACCCTTTTCTTAGTAATGGGAGCagacttctgtctttttttttgtttttggatttgtGCTCTACCTGTTGGCATTATAACTGTATAATATAATTTATCATTTGTACTATTGTAACATACTGTTCTTCTGTATACCTTATTATTCTGTGTAATGggtttttgtaggaaaaaaaaaaacaagtggtaTTTTAACGGCCTCTAAACAAGCAAGCGCAGCTGACCGAACCCTGTTTGGATGAGGACGACTGTAGCTGCATtggttcaaaaataaaatgtatttcacttCAGCTCCGTAGCCTTCATTGTCTTTTCTTGATTTTGATGATCGAAAAGTAAATCAAAATTAATCGGGTCTTTGGATGGACTAAACAACACCAATGGTTGGattagaatttattttgaaaatgcttaaaaaaagtGCAACCGTACAATACAGATTATATCTAGAACTACCAGACATCAAGTTGTTTATATTTCTGGACTGCATTGCTTGGTTTTACACCAATCAGCAGTAAGGGTGTAAAGTGAATGTTAATGCAAAAACTGTTGGCACCTCTGATGTAAAGCTCGACAATAAATTCACAATAGGATAATCATTCAGTCCATTGCATCATGAAACTGTCTGAAACCACTGGATATTTTTCATGAAAATCTGGTGGCCACTGCCAGAAAACTTAGTGTGGGGTTGCTGCCGCGCTCTCCAGCAAGATGATAAAGTTCTAACAGAAGATAAAGTATTGTCCTGTTGACAAAGAAAGGTGCAAAAATGCTCCCAGacctttttctaaaatgtttcttaaaggtttttgtaaaatgttttaacatcaGTTTAGGACATTTTATATGTTAAATGTAAGACCTAAGTCAATTAAGGAAAGTTAGACATTCATTTAACTTACTTGATACCAACTTACTTTTACACCCTGGCTATTTAAAACCATTATGTAGATGCACATTCTAGGAAATGTGTCCAATGTTAAGCCAAATCTAATTAAACACACTCTGCTCTGTGACAAAGGAGCTATTAGTAAATAACAGATCTCATAACTCAAACTCATTAGCCAGGGTTTTAAATCTGACAACTGAAAGTAGGCAGAGAACTCCCACTAAAAGATGGATTCAATGAACAaattttacagctttaaatTAAGGAGCTAGTATCAAAAATCTGGAAgtatttaacacttttttttttttaaaagatgacaaaatctgaaactttcCTAATCGTGATGATCTGACATTTAGAATATCCAGTGAATAAATGgacttaacattttcagttttcaaatttATCTGAAACCTTTCCACACAATGAAGCCATGGGTTGCAAGCGAACTTGTCCATGTCTCGAGAATTAAAACTACATGTTAAGCTGAAAATACAAACGTTCAGCATGGGGCTTTGACATTTTATAAccaatattcacattttgtgtAGACCCAACAAGGCAACGGACCTCTCCCTTAACATCACAGCCTCCTGTGGCGAGGAATGCAACACCAACATTGTCTGAGGCTTTTACCAAGCCCCTCCACAGATATCACTCTGTAGGCAACTTTGAGAAGCAATCAGAATGCACAGCTCTGGTTTTGAGCTGGGGTCTCAAAACCAGACTCCCCGAGTTTCCAGTGTTTGGACTCCAATCCGGGCTGGAGTTCAGTCACAATGACAACTGATATGTAGTGACTCCAGTTAGCTTTCATGTTACTTCACGTACTATTGTGCATCTCCTGACTGACTGGAAGTGGTGGACTGGACGGTTGACGAGTTCATCGGTCCCATGTCGTAGCCCATCCTCTTCATGTCTTTGGTCATTATGTGGAAGGAGACGGTGACGAAGCCCTGAGATCGAACCCTCGtcactaaaacagaaaagaagatTCAAACATTGGATGGATACTAATGCTTCCTCTCGTTTTTACTACTCAGCCGAAGCTGCGGAAACTACAGCTGCTCGGCTCATTAAAGAACGGTAAGCATGACGGACCTTCTCGGCCTTCCCCATGTGCCACCACTTTGGGGTCGGTGTACTCGGGTCGTCGTCCTAGCAACCAGCTGagcaaggggggaaaaaagtacttaagtttcaggaaaaaaaacttagcTTGTACTACCACAAACATAACAGCTGCAATGCTTTCATATAGTTTATCAAAGTATTctccaaaagtatttataccctttgaactttttcacattttgttaatgCGAGGGCAATAACACCCCCCACGTAACTCGCAACAACTCACCCTGTGAACTTCTGAAGTCTCCATGTGGGCTCGGGAACAAACATCGGGATGGTTTTTATGTGTCTGAAGAAACGGAACTGATTATTatcttttatttcaaagaagCAACTACAAAGTTAATATCTCAGATTCCTTAAATAACATAGACAATGTTCACCATGCTTTAAGCAGCAGTAGGGTAGAATATAGTTATACTTACTGTCCAGGTGTGAATGGAATGTGCGTTGCTCCATAACCCCTGACCACATCGTTGCCAAAAACGTCCGGTCCGTACACGCTCACCACGAGCTGAGGCCCTGGAACATTTACAGGAAGTTGCACATCTGTAGTAGCAGGTATGTTCCTGTCAGCGACCTTTTCAGTCAATACGCTACTGGCTACCCACTTCCCCCATTTACACCCTTTGGGCGTAGATGAAGGCCCTAAGCATGCTCTCAAATTAGTggcttaaaatgtatttttactctGTGTATGTAATTATGTGGTTTTAACTACACCTTTATAgtttatttgggtttttgtttcagTAAGATAACTGTATTCTATGTAGTTATAAATTATAACTTGTAATCCAACTGGCCAAATAATTGTTTCTATAGTGCAGAAATGTTGAGGATGATTTCTAGAAATCAGAAAGTGTCAGTGTGAAAGACTTACATCCAGAAGGATTTGTACTCTTGAATGTTGTCTCCAAAGGGAAGTTCCATATTAACTTGTGAGACTGGGAGCTTTTAGAGGTGATCTGAGTGATGCCTTCCTCCAAACCCTtaagagaaaacacacacacacacacaccacctaTTTGTTAACAAAAGACTTTTACAAACTACTCTGTCCTATTCGATGTGCAGTGTTTTACTACTGCTTTTTCTAATGAGCAACAATGAAGATATTAGACaagaaaatgcttaaaatgttacaaatcaCTTACTGTGGTGGGAGCCCAGTCATGGCCGTAGACGTAACAATATTTACAGTATAAATGGTCATAATCTGGGAACTGGAATAAAAGGGAGGGAAAGCAACTTAATTTTAAGAACAGGAAAAACGCTCAGGAGAACGACggaaagagaaataaagcaaagaattACCGCTTAAATACAGTACATTGCTGCTGCTAATGCTAATTCTAGCTGCTAAgctaaagcaataaaacaacCACTCACGTTCGCTCCCTCAATTTGTCCGTTCACCGTAAGAAGAAACACGGAAGAATTGCTTGTTGTTTCCATCGTGTATTTTAGTTAAGTTTTCTATAATTAATGCTGAAATTAAACCTGTTGATAACCATAACTCTTGACGCGCCCTAGCTCGTTGCTAAGGCAACGTTTGTGTTTCCCTACGGCTATTAGGTTGGATCAAACTGAACGAGAGCACAAcgattaaaatgtaaaatgacaaaactatCCACAAGAGAGCGGTGTTGTCCCAAAACTAAATCCAACAAAACTACAGTAGTCGTCACGGGGACAGTTTTA
This window encodes:
- the b9d1 gene encoding B9 domain-containing protein 1, with protein sequence METTSNSSVFLLTVNGQIEGANFPDYDHLYCKYCYVYGHDWAPTTGLEEGITQITSKSSQSHKLIWNFPLETTFKSTNPSGWPQLVVSVYGPDVFGNDVVRGYGATHIPFTPGQHIKTIPMFVPEPTWRLQKFTGWLLGRRPEYTDPKVVAHGEGREVTRVRSQGFVTVSFHIMTKDMKRMGYDMGPMNSSTVQSTTSSQSGDAQ